The Eurosta solidaginis isolate ZX-2024a chromosome 4, ASM4086904v1, whole genome shotgun sequence genome includes a window with the following:
- the LOC137248987 gene encoding piggyBac transposable element-derived protein 3-like gives MDEYIIGGKRYNADEVADMLCDDFEDQVGSDIPKDGNVSFDEDEPEDAFDDLMDETPGPKRIRNQAENDYELLDEDSISDSVLQKMNDDDANGSMLEASNVTIPDNEPLPVDLSIVRQEPSSPPKKRRSALSTPLTLESTSSQEAKHQECCRYKDIVIDIASTDFERARWRKCNLQLSQDQICFLGGSVLKSDQTEKFSTPYGCFKYFFTDELMEIIVNETITYAKVEKNNQTFFFDIFEFGKFIGITYYMSYHKLPCVRDYWNKQNGVDAVRNVMTVNRYEKIKEYLHMNNNSAYDEENPDRLYKLRPVLNYLNERFQSIPMQSRLSIDEQICSTKAGHFMKQYLPNKPKKWGFKFFALCDVSGFMYMFEIYTGETHCLLPGEPDLKASANIVVRMTRGVPRFQNYIIYMDNYYTSIPLLIYLRTQGIHSIGTINRNRIKNCKLPETKDMMKMDRGVSAEFLTTIYGIPITSISWKDNRVVNLVSTFVGMKPVLNPHIDNVVDQTIQRWDKKEKKVITISCPQIIKEYNMHMGGVDLMDSHLGRLKIVLKSRKWYLRIFYHLLDICMVNAWLLFKRSNPSASMTQKAFRLEICYVLTNMGTNQNRSGVHTIASRVQDERGPPKNLRFDGIHHYPLVEGRARCKNETCNVGDKNVNNRSIFKWEKCNVHLCLNDKRNCFVAYHKK, from the coding sequence ACCAGGACCAAAGCGAATTAGAAATCAAGCCGAAAACGACTATGAATTGTTGGATGAAGATTCGATTAGTGATTCGGTTTTACAAAAAATGAACGATGACGATGCGAACGGTTCAATGTTAGAAGCCTCTAATGTCACTATTCCGGACAATGAACCCTTACCAGTAGATTTATCTATAGTGCGTCAAGAACCCTCGTCGCCTCCAAAAAAAAGAAGGTCAGCTTTATCTACACCATTGACCCTTGAAAGCACTTCTTCACAAGAGGCTAAACACCAAGAATGCTGTAGGTATAAAGATATTGTTATTGATATAGCGTCAACAGATTTTGAAAGAGCCCGCTGGAGAAAATGTAATTTACAATTAAGTCAAGATCAAATATGCTTCCTTGGAGGTTCAGTCTTAAAATCAGATCAAACAGAAAAGTTCTCCACTCCGTATGGTTGCTTTAAATACTTCTTTACTGATGAGTTAATGGAAATTATAGTAAACGAGACCATTACCTACGCAAAGGTAGAAAAAAATAACCAAACTTTCTTTTTTGACATCTTCGAATTCGGAAAATTTATCGGCATTACATATTATATGTCCTATCACAAACTACCTTGTGTTAGAGATTACTGGAATAAGCAAAATGGAGTTGATGCTGTACGGAACGTGATGACAGTAAACAGGTATGAGAAGATAAAGGAATACCTTCACATGAACAACAACTCTGCATACGACGAGGAAAATCCTGATCGTTTGTATAAATTGAGACCTGTACTAAATTACCTCAATGAACGTTTTCAATCTATTCCTATGCAGTCTCGTCTTTCAATAGACGAACAGATATGCTCAACCAAAGCTGGTCATTTTATGAAGCAATATCTCCCCAACAAACCTAAGAAATGGGGGTTCAAGTTCTTTGCCCTTTGTGACGTATCTGGTTTTATGTACATGTTTGAAATTTATACTGGCGAAACTCATTGTTTACTACCTGGAGAACCAGATTTGAAGGCCTCGGCTAATATTGTTGTGCGCATGACTCGTGGGGTTCCCCGTTTCCAAAATTATATCATTTACATGGATAACTATTATACCTCCATACCGTTATTGATTTATTTACGAACCCAAGGTATACACAGTATTGGGACCATCAACCGAAATAGGATCAAAAATTGCAAGCTTCCAGAGACAAAGGATATGATGAAAATGGATCGAGGAGTATCAGCAGAGTTCTTAACCACAATATATGGTATACCGATAACATCTATATCATGGAAGGATAATCGGGTAGTTAACCTTGTTTCCACTTTCGTTGGGATGAAACCGGTGTTAAATCCACATATTGATAATGTTGTAGATCAGACTATACAGCGGTGGGATAAGAAAGAGAAGAAAGTGATTACTATCTCTTGCCCCCAAATAATTAAAGAGTACAATATGCATATGGGAGGTGTGGATCTTATGGATTCCCACCTTGGTCggttaaaaattgtgttgaaaAGCCGAAAATGGTATCTTAGAATATTTTATCACCTATTGGATATATGCATGGTAAATGCTTGGCTACTTTTTAAAAGATCAAATCCTAGTGCTTCAATGACTCAAAAGGCGTTCCGTCTGGAAATATGTTACGTGCTGACGAATATGGGAACAAACCAAAACCGGTCTGGTGTACACACAATAGCCTCTCGTGTTCAAGATGAACGTGGACCCCCAAAAAATTTACGTTTCGACGGCATCCATCATTATCCCTTGGTTGAAGGTCGTGCCAGATGCAAAAATGAGACGTGTAATGTTGGTGACAAGAACGTGAACAATCGATCAATATTCAAATGGGAAAAGTGTAACGTACATCTCTGTTTGAATGATAAGCGTAATTGTTTTGTTGCTtatcacaaaaaataa